A region of Ferruginibacter albus DNA encodes the following proteins:
- a CDS encoding M13 family metallopeptidase, whose translation MKYTLIVFMLMILYSEGSMAQYNKFPDSPGMDLSVKPGDDFYNYVNGNWIKKTKIPADEVSVGTWTDVYNKTNKRLHGILLSVSKANNQPGTLAQKVGDFFLSGMDTIGIDKRGYDPIKPILAQIETLKTNADIMPFVTSQALDANSLLLGVNVGPDQKNSKMNIAIFSQDGLGLPDRDYYFKDDSVTLTVVNGYKTYITKLFMQIGYNESTATQKMNEVYNLEKVLAASHRTNVELRDPQSNYHKVAIVDIDKQMPSLKWLSTMNELGLHTDSMDLEQPAYYQKLDSLLSSAPVSVWKSYLTAATLRNSARYLSSSFIKVRFDYFKILYGSQQMKPRWERVLYTIDEQLGFALGKIYVDKYFTPQAKQRMLEMVNNLQKSFEGRMNKLDWMSSETKKVAIDKLHAFIKKIGYPDKWFDYSKVVINKNKYFENLISCEKNLIAYNLGKLGKPVDKTEWQMTPPTLNAYYDPTYNEIVFPAGILVPPFFDVNADDALNYGAIGTVIGHEMTHGFDDQGSQYDKEGNLNNWWTSEDSAKFANKTKSIITQFDNFIVMDSVHINGSLTTGENIADLGGVNIAYDAFKMTKQGQSNNKLNGYTPDQRFFLAFATEWRSKYTPQLTMQLINTDPHSPDIARINEPLSNFTPFYKAFNVKPGDKMYVPEEKRIVIW comes from the coding sequence ATGAAATATACTCTTATAGTTTTTATGTTGATGATATTGTATTCCGAAGGTTCGATGGCGCAATACAATAAGTTTCCTGATTCACCGGGTATGGATCTATCTGTAAAACCGGGAGATGATTTCTATAATTATGTAAATGGTAATTGGATAAAGAAAACAAAGATACCAGCTGATGAAGTGTCTGTTGGTACATGGACAGACGTGTACAATAAAACCAACAAGCGACTTCATGGTATTCTTCTTTCGGTTTCAAAAGCAAATAACCAGCCCGGGACATTGGCACAAAAAGTGGGCGATTTTTTTCTTTCAGGGATGGATACCATCGGTATTGATAAGCGTGGTTATGATCCGATTAAACCGATCTTGGCACAAATTGAAACGCTTAAAACCAATGCAGACATAATGCCCTTTGTAACCAGCCAGGCTCTGGATGCCAATTCTCTGTTATTGGGCGTTAATGTAGGTCCTGATCAAAAAAACAGCAAGATGAATATTGCTATTTTTTCGCAGGATGGTTTGGGATTGCCGGATAGAGATTATTATTTTAAAGATGATTCGGTTACGCTAACAGTAGTGAACGGTTACAAAACCTATATCACCAAATTGTTCATGCAGATTGGTTATAACGAATCAACCGCTACTCAAAAAATGAACGAGGTCTATAATCTGGAAAAAGTATTGGCGGCAAGTCATCGTACCAATGTAGAGTTAAGAGATCCTCAAAGTAATTATCATAAAGTAGCAATAGTGGATATCGACAAACAAATGCCTTCGCTTAAATGGCTAAGTACCATGAACGAATTGGGACTGCATACTGATTCAATGGACCTTGAACAGCCTGCTTATTATCAAAAGCTCGATTCACTGCTTTCCTCAGCTCCGGTTAGTGTATGGAAGTCCTATTTAACTGCAGCAACACTGCGTAACAGCGCACGCTATTTAAGTTCTTCTTTTATAAAGGTCCGTTTTGATTACTTTAAGATATTATATGGATCGCAACAAATGAAGCCACGTTGGGAAAGAGTATTATATACAATAGATGAACAGTTAGGTTTTGCCTTAGGGAAAATATATGTTGACAAATATTTTACACCGCAGGCAAAACAACGTATGCTTGAAATGGTAAATAACCTGCAAAAATCTTTTGAAGGGAGGATGAATAAGTTGGATTGGATGAGCAGTGAAACAAAGAAAGTGGCTATCGATAAATTACATGCCTTTATTAAAAAGATCGGCTATCCTGACAAGTGGTTTGATTACAGTAAAGTGGTCATCAATAAAAATAAATACTTTGAAAACCTTATTTCCTGTGAAAAAAATTTGATCGCATACAATTTAGGAAAACTAGGTAAGCCGGTAGATAAAACCGAATGGCAAATGACTCCACCAACATTAAATGCCTACTATGATCCAACATATAATGAGATCGTTTTTCCTGCAGGCATATTAGTGCCGCCGTTTTTTGATGTGAATGCGGATGATGCACTGAATTATGGAGCCATTGGTACGGTAATAGGGCATGAAATGACTCATGGTTTTGATGATCAAGGATCGCAATATGATAAGGAAGGAAATTTAAATAACTGGTGGACTTCTGAAGACAGCGCAAAGTTTGCTAATAAAACAAAAAGTATTATTACCCAGTTTGATAATTTTATTGTGATGGATAGCGTGCATATCAATGGCTCATTAACCACCGGCGAAAATATTGCAGATCTCGGCGGCGTGAATATTGCCTACGATGCGTTTAAAATGACAAAGCAAGGTCAAAGTAATAATAAGCTAAACGGGTATACTCCGGATCAACGTTTCTTTTTAGCATTTGCAACGGAATGGCGCAGTAAATACACTCCACAACTTACAATGCAGTTAATAAATACCGATCCACATTCGCCGGACATTGCACGGATAAACGAACCATTATCCAATTTTACCCCGTTTTATAAAGCCTTCAATGTTAAGCCCGGCGATAAAATGTATGTTCCGGAAGAAAAAAGGATTGTGATCTGGTAG
- the sucC gene encoding ADP-forming succinate--CoA ligase subunit beta: MNLHEYQAKELLKRYNVPVQEGIACNTPGEAEEAYKQIHTQYDSKFAVVKAQIHAGGRGKGSIVGKDQRGVAVAKSAEQVKEIAQNILGGTLVTIQTGPAGKVVHKVLVAQDVYYDGPNPVKEFYLSILLDRSSGKNVIMYSTEGGMDIEEVAHNTPEKIFKELVHPGGPLQGFQARKIAFNLGLSGESLKNCVKFVTNLYNAYVGIDAGMIEINPLFKTSDDKIIAVDAKVNIDDNALMRHADIAALRDLNEEDPTEVEAGKYNLNFVKLDGNVGCMVNGAGLAMATMDMIKLSGGEPANFLDVGGTANAQTVEAGFRIILKDPKVKAILINIFGGIVRCDRVAQGVIDAYKSIGNIEIPIIVRLQGTNADVAKKLIDESGLKVQSAILLSEAAALVNKAVA; this comes from the coding sequence ATGAACCTTCACGAATATCAAGCCAAAGAACTTTTAAAACGTTATAATGTTCCGGTACAGGAAGGTATTGCCTGCAATACACCCGGCGAAGCGGAAGAAGCTTATAAGCAAATTCATACTCAGTACGACAGCAAATTCGCTGTTGTTAAAGCACAGATACATGCCGGTGGTCGCGGTAAAGGAAGCATAGTTGGTAAAGATCAACGTGGTGTGGCAGTTGCAAAAAGTGCAGAACAGGTTAAAGAAATAGCTCAAAATATTTTAGGCGGAACATTGGTTACTATTCAAACCGGACCGGCAGGTAAAGTGGTTCATAAAGTATTGGTGGCGCAGGACGTTTATTATGATGGACCAAATCCTGTTAAAGAATTTTATTTATCTATTTTGTTAGATAGAAGTTCAGGCAAGAATGTAATTATGTATAGTACCGAAGGAGGTATGGATATTGAAGAAGTTGCACATAATACTCCTGAAAAAATATTTAAAGAATTAGTTCATCCGGGTGGACCATTACAAGGGTTCCAGGCTCGTAAAATTGCGTTCAATCTTGGTTTAAGCGGGGAGTCATTAAAGAATTGTGTAAAGTTTGTAACGAATTTATACAACGCTTATGTTGGTATTGATGCAGGCATGATCGAAATAAATCCTTTGTTTAAAACAAGTGATGATAAAATTATTGCGGTAGATGCTAAGGTGAATATTGATGATAATGCATTGATGCGTCATGCAGACATTGCTGCTTTACGAGATTTGAATGAAGAAGATCCGACAGAAGTGGAAGCAGGAAAATACAACCTGAACTTTGTAAAATTAGATGGCAACGTAGGTTGTATGGTAAATGGTGCCGGTTTGGCAATGGCAACTATGGATATGATCAAATTAAGCGGTGGCGAACCTGCTAACTTTTTGGATGTAGGCGGTACTGCAAATGCACAAACGGTAGAAGCCGGTTTCCGCATCATTTTAAAAGATCCGAAAGTAAAAGCGATCCTAATTAACATCTTTGGTGGTATTGTGCGTTGTGATCGTGTTGCACAAGGTGTTATCGATGCTTATAAATCAATCGGCAATATTGAAATTCCTATTATTGTTCGTTTGCAAGGAACCAATGCTGATGTTGCTAAAAAATTAATTGATGAAAGCGGCTTGAAAGTTCAAAGCGCTATCTTATTGAGCGAAGCTGCTGCATTGGTAAACAAGGCTGTTGCATAA
- a CDS encoding purine-nucleoside phosphorylase, which translates to MIAKIKEAVAYIQSQYQTKPIAGIVLGSGLGSFTREMNVEKEIKYSAIPHFPVSSVEGHSGKLIFGELGGKKVVCMSGRFHYYEGYSAQDVVFPIRVMKFLGIQTLFISNAAGGMNLNFKVGELMVINDHVSLFAVNPLLGKNYDELGPRFPDMSEPYSKELIKKAKVIAAAKNIDLKEGVYVGVTGPTFETRAEYKLLHIVGGDAVGMSTVQEVIAAVHMGVTVFAMSVITDLGIREEENKITHEEVLQAAKEAEPKLTAIFKELIAQL; encoded by the coding sequence ATGATAGCAAAAATCAAAGAAGCTGTTGCATATATACAAAGCCAATATCAAACAAAACCAATTGCAGGTATTGTTTTAGGAAGCGGATTGGGAAGTTTTACCCGTGAAATGAACGTGGAAAAGGAAATTAAATATTCTGCTATTCCCCACTTTCCTGTAAGTTCAGTGGAAGGACATAGCGGTAAATTGATTTTTGGCGAGTTGGGGGGTAAGAAAGTAGTATGTATGTCCGGTCGTTTTCATTATTATGAAGGGTATTCTGCACAGGATGTGGTCTTTCCTATCAGGGTAATGAAATTCTTAGGTATTCAAACTTTATTCATCAGCAACGCAGCAGGCGGAATGAACCTTAATTTTAAAGTGGGTGAACTGATGGTAATAAATGACCATGTAAGTCTTTTTGCGGTAAATCCATTATTAGGAAAAAATTATGACGAACTCGGACCTCGTTTCCCGGATATGAGCGAACCTTACAGTAAGGAATTAATTAAAAAAGCAAAAGTTATTGCTGCTGCAAAAAATATCGATCTGAAAGAGGGTGTATATGTAGGCGTAACAGGACCCACATTTGAAACAAGAGCAGAATATAAATTATTGCACATTGTTGGCGGGGATGCAGTAGGTATGAGTACGGTACAGGAAGTAATTGCGGCTGTTCACATGGGCGTTACCGTATTTGCAATGAGTGTAATTACTGATTTAGGTATACGTGAAGAAGAGAATAAAATAACACATGAGGAAGTATTGCAGGCTGCTAAAGAAGCTGAACCAAAATTGACTGCCATCTTTAAAGAACTGATAGCTCAACTATAA
- a CDS encoding putative porin: protein MKRLIIFCCCLLFAEAGIAQLGNILTQGTGSSGNNSPNDSTLGFTHRDPAADSVAISFKYLDSIRNNPIDSSVNDFSRYYNIPSDLQYLGNTGNAGYDLIYSPITKTGWDAGYHAFDAYRYTLQNTKFYKTSKPFSQIDYLFIGPNSEQDLHAFYTNSIKKNLNIGLEYKLISAPGFFVTQNTNHNSYRLFGNYQGVRKRYSLFFTMVGNTIKSSENGGLISDTFLNNKLYPQLFTIPVQLGGAVGYSPNPFNTSIATGNIYKDLTLFLRQTYDIGKKDSVEINDSTTEYLFYPKLRFQHSLTFSTYSYQFTDNAVNTAFAAYQQWYNLDFPSTVTSFTNTTKWKVISNDFSLLQFPDTKNQAQFFLAGARLENITGSRSTATNLYSSSSDNYSYYNIVLHAEYRNKTKNKLWDIEANGALYSTGVNSGDYNIYATLSRYLNKKFGNVRLTFNNINRSQSFIFDPLYSFNKGTTINYSKENITALKATAENPFINLFATNYFITNYAYFTDYYHTAQYSGVINLLQLGASKTIKLNKHWNWYIDAVLQQTDGAAPIRVPLFYTRNRIAYEGLFYKNLNVSTGIEFRYYTPYKGYNYSPVVGQFTLQDSVSISNRPEISAFLQFRIKTFSGFLRVENLNTLDGAVNYAAPLYAYPGFMIRFGIRWWFAN from the coding sequence ATGAAGCGACTCATCATTTTTTGTTGTTGTTTATTATTTGCTGAAGCCGGTATTGCTCAATTGGGCAATATACTCACGCAAGGCACGGGCAGTAGTGGCAATAATTCACCCAATGACAGCACGCTTGGTTTCACCCATCGTGATCCTGCTGCTGATTCAGTTGCCATAAGTTTTAAGTACTTAGATTCTATTCGAAATAATCCCATTGATTCGTCAGTAAATGATTTTTCAAGATATTATAATATTCCTTCTGATCTGCAATATTTAGGCAACACCGGCAACGCAGGTTATGACCTTATCTATTCCCCTATAACAAAAACCGGATGGGATGCAGGCTATCACGCATTTGATGCCTATCGGTACACCTTACAAAACACTAAGTTTTATAAAACATCCAAACCTTTTTCCCAGATAGATTATTTGTTCATTGGCCCAAATTCTGAGCAGGACCTGCATGCATTTTATACAAACAGCATCAAGAAAAATTTAAACATTGGATTGGAATATAAACTGATAAGTGCACCGGGTTTTTTTGTTACGCAAAATACCAATCATAACAGCTATCGTTTATTTGGAAATTACCAGGGTGTGCGTAAACGTTACTCGTTATTTTTTACCATGGTTGGCAATACCATAAAGAGTTCAGAAAACGGAGGATTAATTAGTGATACGTTTTTAAACAATAAATTATATCCGCAGCTATTTACCATTCCTGTTCAATTAGGCGGTGCAGTTGGTTATTCTCCTAACCCGTTCAATACATCGATTGCTACGGGTAATATCTATAAAGACCTTACTCTATTTCTTCGGCAAACCTACGATATAGGTAAAAAAGATTCTGTAGAAATAAACGATTCTACCACGGAATATTTATTCTATCCTAAGCTACGCTTTCAACATTCATTAACATTTAGCACTTACTCTTACCAGTTTACCGACAATGCCGTAAATACTGCATTTGCAGCATATCAACAATGGTATAATTTAGATTTCCCTTCTACTGTAACCAGCTTTACCAATACCACAAAATGGAAAGTGATCTCCAATGATTTCTCCCTATTACAATTTCCTGATACAAAAAACCAGGCTCAGTTTTTCTTAGCGGGTGCACGACTGGAAAATATAACAGGCTCCAGGAGCACTGCTACTAATTTGTATTCATCCTCCAGTGATAATTATTCGTATTATAATATTGTATTACATGCAGAGTATCGTAATAAAACAAAAAATAAACTATGGGATATAGAAGCAAATGGAGCATTATATTCTACCGGTGTAAACAGTGGTGATTATAATATCTATGCAACTCTTTCAAGATACTTAAATAAAAAATTCGGCAACGTACGTCTTACGTTTAATAATATCAATAGAAGTCAGTCGTTTATTTTTGATCCCTTGTATTCTTTTAATAAAGGTACTACTATCAATTATTCAAAAGAAAACATAACTGCTTTAAAAGCTACTGCCGAAAATCCTTTTATCAATTTGTTTGCTACGAATTACTTTATTACTAATTATGCTTATTTCACAGACTATTACCATACGGCCCAGTACAGCGGTGTAATAAACCTATTGCAGCTAGGCGCTTCAAAAACAATAAAACTAAACAAACACTGGAATTGGTATATTGATGCAGTGCTTCAACAAACGGATGGCGCCGCTCCTATCAGAGTGCCTTTATTTTATACCCGTAATCGTATTGCATATGAAGGACTTTTCTATAAAAACCTGAACGTAAGCACAGGTATTGAATTCAGGTATTATACACCATATAAAGGATATAATTATTCCCCTGTTGTAGGACAGTTCACATTGCAGGATTCTGTAAGCATCAGCAACCGCCCCGAAATTTCTGCTTTTCTTCAATTCCGGATAAAAACATTCAGCGGTTTTTTACGTGTTGAGAATTTGAACACGTTGGATGGCGCTGTTAATTATGCCGCTCCTTTGTACGCCTACCCGGGTTTTATGATCCGTTTTGGTATCCGCTGGTGGTTTGCTAACTAA
- a CDS encoding HYC_CC_PP family protein produces the protein MRKVIIGILAFLYLGISSGIAMDLHYCMGKLIRVELHETHDSKNCDHCGMKAKKGCCGDDHKFYKLTDSHKDVSNDIDFSKIVIAFIHSNYAVYNTLLPSKDSYNNISNHSPPDCNTVSLCILNCVFRI, from the coding sequence ATGCGCAAAGTCATTATAGGCATATTAGCTTTTTTATACCTGGGGATCTCTTCAGGTATTGCTATGGATCTGCACTATTGCATGGGCAAACTGATACGCGTTGAACTGCACGAAACACACGACAGCAAAAATTGTGATCATTGCGGCATGAAAGCCAAAAAAGGCTGTTGCGGAGATGATCATAAATTTTATAAGCTTACCGATTCTCACAAAGACGTATCGAACGATATTGATTTCAGCAAAATTGTAATAGCATTCATACATTCAAATTATGCTGTTTACAATACACTGCTACCTTCTAAAGATTCATACAATAATATCAGCAATCACTCTCCACCTGATTGCAATACAGTTTCACTCTGTATATTGAATTGCGTTTTCAGAATTTAA
- a CDS encoding TonB-dependent receptor domain-containing protein, whose protein sequence is MKTYLYFSILCLLFFNIVAKGQSAPGDSTISFKVHGTCGQCKQRIEKAAKVNGVTQANWDISTKMLTVIYDPLQVTLPSIKKNILNAGHDVEDTKATDRAYGNLPPCCNYRDLEKEENKSSDLPGVNDKTPIVKGMVLEADKKGNFKPLTGASVIWLNTTKGATTNNDGFFEIAPDNSTNQLIVSYSGFTADTIAVNDSKELKIVLASNHRLKEVVVTAKQRSTYVSAFNPIRTEVLNEKELFKSACCNLSESFETNPSVDVSYSDAVTGSKQIQLLGLSGIYTQLTVENLPGPRGIATPLGLNSIPGTWVESIQLIKGTGSVANGFESIAGQINVELKEPETAEKLYANAYVNDGGKTDLNLNLAKKVSDKWSTILLLHDDFLANKNLDFNKDGFRDLPTGNQFSALNRWQYEGENYHIQLGIKLLNDDKTGGQIDFNPQSDKFTTNHYGLGINTKRYEAFAKTGYMFPAKKYKSIGLQLSAISHEQNSYFGLTKYDATQKTFYSNLIYQSIIGNTNHKFRTGLSFSHDDYNETFNANNYLRTENVSGGFFEYTYDYLTKLTIVAGLRGDYNNLYGWFATPRLNIRYEPIKGTTIRLSAGRGQRTANIFAENMGVFVSARQIIITAANNKGYGLDPEVAWNKGISIDQKLKLFSRSSTLSFDFYRNDFTNQVVVNLENPTQIKFYNLAGKSYSNSFQAQLNFEPVKKLDVRLAYRYFDVKTTYSGTLLERPFTAANRAFANFAYELKGWKLDYTLSYTGSKRIPNTEGNPAQYQLQQYSPEYVTMNAQLTKTLGKKFPVDVYIGGENLTNYFQKDVIVQADQPFGEHFDASMVWGPVYGRMFYAGLRFKLK, encoded by the coding sequence ATGAAAACGTATTTATATTTCAGCATACTATGCTTATTATTCTTTAACATCGTCGCAAAAGGGCAAAGTGCTCCCGGCGACAGCACCATAAGTTTTAAAGTACACGGTACTTGCGGGCAATGCAAACAACGTATAGAAAAAGCAGCAAAGGTCAATGGCGTAACCCAAGCCAATTGGGATATCAGCACAAAAATGCTAACGGTCATTTATGATCCGTTACAGGTTACTCTTCCTTCTATTAAAAAGAATATACTTAATGCAGGGCATGATGTGGAAGATACTAAAGCAACTGATAGAGCTTATGGTAATCTACCACCTTGTTGTAATTATCGCGATCTGGAAAAAGAAGAAAATAAATCTTCCGACTTACCTGGAGTAAACGATAAAACACCCATTGTAAAAGGTATGGTTTTAGAAGCCGATAAAAAAGGGAATTTTAAACCATTAACAGGCGCTTCTGTAATTTGGTTAAATACTACTAAAGGTGCAACTACCAATAACGATGGTTTTTTTGAGATAGCTCCGGACAATTCAACCAATCAATTAATAGTTAGTTATTCAGGGTTTACGGCAGATACTATAGCAGTAAACGATTCAAAAGAATTAAAGATCGTATTGGCATCTAATCATCGGTTAAAAGAAGTGGTGGTAACTGCAAAACAACGTTCTACTTATGTTTCAGCATTTAATCCTATTCGTACAGAAGTGCTGAACGAAAAAGAATTATTCAAATCTGCCTGTTGCAATTTGAGTGAAAGCTTTGAAACAAATCCTTCCGTTGATGTTTCCTATAGCGATGCTGTTACAGGATCCAAGCAAATTCAGTTACTAGGTTTATCGGGGATTTATACACAATTAACCGTTGAAAATCTGCCAGGTCCAAGAGGTATTGCTACTCCTTTAGGTTTAAACTCTATTCCCGGCACATGGGTAGAATCTATTCAATTGATAAAAGGAACAGGTTCCGTTGCAAACGGATTTGAAAGTATTGCCGGACAAATAAATGTAGAATTAAAAGAGCCTGAAACAGCTGAAAAATTGTATGCCAATGCGTATGTAAATGACGGTGGGAAAACAGATCTGAATCTGAATCTCGCTAAAAAAGTAAGTGATAAATGGTCTACCATTTTGTTGCTGCACGACGATTTTTTAGCAAATAAAAATCTAGATTTTAATAAAGATGGATTCAGGGATCTGCCTACTGGAAATCAATTCAGTGCTTTAAATCGCTGGCAATATGAGGGAGAAAATTATCACATACAATTAGGTATTAAGCTATTGAATGATGATAAAACAGGCGGGCAAATAGACTTCAATCCACAATCGGATAAGTTTACTACTAATCATTACGGTCTGGGCATTAATACAAAACGGTATGAAGCATTTGCAAAAACAGGCTATATGTTTCCTGCTAAAAAATATAAGAGCATTGGCTTACAGTTATCAGCCATCAGTCATGAACAAAACTCTTATTTTGGATTAACAAAGTATGATGCTACGCAAAAAACCTTTTATTCTAATCTTATTTATCAATCCATTATTGGAAATACCAATCATAAATTCAGAACAGGTTTGAGTTTTTCGCATGATGATTATAATGAAACGTTTAATGCAAATAATTATTTACGTACTGAAAATGTGAGCGGAGGTTTCTTCGAGTACACATACGATTATCTCACCAAACTTACTATCGTAGCAGGTTTACGTGGAGACTACAATAATCTATATGGATGGTTTGCAACACCTCGTTTGAATATTCGTTATGAACCTATCAAAGGAACAACCATTCGTTTAAGTGCAGGGCGTGGGCAACGTACTGCTAACATTTTTGCAGAAAATATGGGTGTGTTCGTAAGCGCAAGGCAAATAATAATCACTGCTGCTAATAATAAAGGGTATGGGTTGGATCCTGAAGTAGCCTGGAATAAAGGTATCAGCATCGATCAAAAACTAAAATTGTTCAGTCGTTCATCTACATTAAGTTTTGATTTTTATAGAAATGATTTTACTAACCAGGTTGTAGTTAACCTTGAAAATCCAACGCAAATAAAATTTTATAACCTGGCAGGCAAATCATATTCCAATAGTTTCCAGGCGCAACTAAACTTTGAACCGGTTAAAAAATTGGATGTACGGTTAGCGTACCGCTATTTTGATGTAAAGACAACTTACAGCGGAACTTTGCTTGAACGTCCGTTTACCGCTGCCAACAGGGCTTTTGCAAACTTTGCTTATGAGCTAAAAGGATGGAAACTGGATTATACACTCAGCTACACCGGCAGCAAGCGTATACCCAATACCGAAGGCAATCCTGCGCAATATCAATTGCAACAATATTCACCCGAGTACGTTACAATGAATGCACAATTAACAAAAACCCTCGGTAAAAAATTCCCTGTGGATGTTTATATTGGCGGAGAAAATCTAACGAATTACTTCCAGAAAGATGTAATTGTACAAGCCGACCAGCCTTTTGGTGAACATTTTGATGCATCAATGGTTTGGGGTCCGGTATATGGAAGAATGTTTTATGCGGGTCTTCGTTTTAAATTAAAGTAG
- a CDS encoding YceI family protein gives MATTKWSIDPTHSEIHFKVKHLMITTVTGSFGKFSGTAETEDEDFTTAKINFSADVNSISTGVADRDGHLKSADFFDAANYPELAFTGTKFAGKDSDFELEGDLTIRGTTKKVKVNVEFGGITKDPWGSTRAGFTISGKINRKDFGLSWGAVTEAGGVVVSDEVKIAAEVQFVKQA, from the coding sequence ATGGCAACAACAAAATGGTCAATAGACCCTACACACAGTGAAATTCATTTTAAAGTAAAGCACCTGATGATCACTACCGTAACCGGAAGTTTTGGAAAATTCAGCGGTACCGCAGAAACCGAAGATGAAGATTTTACTACTGCAAAGATTAACTTCTCGGCAGATGTTAACTCAATATCTACAGGAGTTGCAGATAGAGACGGACATTTAAAAAGCGCCGATTTCTTTGACGCAGCCAATTATCCTGAACTGGCTTTTACCGGAACAAAATTCGCAGGTAAAGATTCAGATTTTGAACTGGAAGGAGACCTTACCATCCGTGGTACAACTAAAAAAGTAAAAGTAAATGTAGAATTTGGTGGTATAACTAAAGATCCATGGGGTAGTACCAGGGCAGGTTTTACTATCAGCGGAAAAATAAACCGTAAAGACTTTGGATTAAGCTGGGGTGCTGTTACCGAAGCAGGCGGCGTTGTGGTTAGTGATGAAGTGAAAATTGCAGCGGAAGTTCAATTTGTAAAACAAGCATAA
- a CDS encoding DUF421 domain-containing protein, which translates to MHSLFNSNYVDVVVRSILVYLFIVVAIRIFGKKELAQLSVIDLVFILLISNAVQNAMVGQDSSLSGGLLAAGALFITNFILKRILYKSQRLNQLLEGKPVLLIYKGEIQIDHLHHLQISVEELEAAVREHGVEDVKKVDIATLEADGNISVISNDFKNVSTKPMAIIAHRRKHKLRGRIAQN; encoded by the coding sequence ATGCATTCTCTTTTTAATAGTAATTATGTTGATGTAGTGGTACGCTCAATATTGGTGTATCTTTTTATTGTAGTTGCTATACGAATATTTGGAAAGAAAGAACTGGCGCAACTTTCAGTGATAGACCTCGTTTTTATTCTATTGATAAGCAATGCAGTGCAAAATGCAATGGTAGGGCAGGATTCTTCTTTATCGGGTGGTTTATTGGCTGCCGGCGCTTTATTTATTACCAATTTTATTTTAAAACGTATTTTATATAAAAGCCAGCGACTAAATCAACTCCTGGAGGGGAAGCCAGTATTACTTATTTATAAAGGCGAAATACAGATTGACCATTTGCATCATCTGCAAATTTCTGTAGAAGAACTGGAAGCAGCAGTAAGGGAACATGGAGTAGAAGATGTAAAAAAAGTAGATATTGCTACGCTGGAAGCGGATGGAAATATCAGCGTAATATCAAATGATTTTAAAAATGTAAGCACTAAGCCAATGGCAATTATAGCGCATCGGCGTAAACATAAATTGCGGGGCAGAATAGCTCAAAACTAA
- a CDS encoding SET domain-containing protein, whose protein sequence is MLKPYLFIDKTAKKGRGVFTKQRIAPGTVIEISPVIVMSKEDKAHIEKTVLFNYIFDWGKKGKCCMAIGLVPMYNHSYESNCEYIMDYTDDTITIQTVRAIKKGEELTINYNGDWKDATQIWFDAKQ, encoded by the coding sequence ATGTTGAAACCATATTTATTTATTGACAAAACAGCAAAAAAGGGCAGAGGTGTTTTCACAAAGCAACGTATTGCCCCCGGAACAGTGATCGAAATTTCTCCGGTGATCGTCATGAGCAAAGAAGATAAAGCTCACATCGAAAAGACAGTATTATTTAACTATATTTTTGATTGGGGCAAAAAAGGTAAATGCTGTATGGCAATTGGATTAGTGCCGATGTATAATCATAGTTATGAAAGTAATTGCGAGTATATTATGGACTATACTGATGATACTATCACTATTCAAACAGTAAGAGCTATTAAAAAAGGAGAAGAATTGACTATTAATTACAACGGTGATTGGAAAGATGCAACGCAAATATGGTTTGATGCGAAGCAATAG